From one Pseudomonas sp. S35 genomic stretch:
- the murF gene encoding UDP-N-acetylmuramoyl-tripeptide--D-alanyl-D-alanine ligase produces the protein MLKAMTFSELTQALSARVLSADCCFDGVSIDSRAIKPGQLFVALAGPRFDGHDYLSDVAAKGAVGALVQREVADCTLPQLLVADTRLALGQLGALNRAAFDKPVAAITGSSGKTTVKELLAGVLRTRGPVLATRGNLNNDFGAPLTLLELAPEHTAAVIELGASRVGEIAYTVALTKPHVAIINNAGTAHVGEFGGPEKIVEAKGEILEGLDASGTAVLNLDDKAFETWRVRAAGRKVLTFAVLNAAADFHASNIAVDARGCPSFTLHTPQGDEHVQLNLLGNHNVANSLAAAAAAHALGVSLFGIATGLGAVQPVKGRTVAQLSTNGMRVIDDTYNANQSSVCAAIDLLKGFDGRKVLVLGDIAELGEWAEQSHREVGAYAAGKVDALYAVGPNMAHAVDAFGPGAQHFATQAELIHSLGTAEQDKHTTILIKGSRSAVMENVVAALCGSSMEKH, from the coding sequence ATGCTTAAGGCGATGACATTCAGCGAACTGACTCAGGCCCTGTCGGCCCGCGTGCTGTCGGCCGATTGCTGCTTCGATGGCGTGAGTATCGACAGCCGCGCGATCAAGCCAGGGCAACTGTTTGTCGCCTTGGCCGGCCCGCGTTTTGATGGTCATGATTACCTGAGCGACGTCGCCGCCAAAGGTGCCGTGGGTGCCTTGGTGCAGCGCGAAGTGGCTGATTGCACCTTGCCACAACTGCTGGTTGCCGACACCCGCCTGGCCCTCGGCCAACTGGGTGCGCTTAACCGTGCTGCCTTCGATAAACCCGTTGCAGCCATTACCGGTTCCAGTGGCAAGACCACGGTCAAGGAACTGCTCGCCGGTGTACTGCGCACGCGCGGCCCGGTGCTCGCGACCCGTGGCAACCTGAACAATGATTTCGGCGCCCCGCTGACCCTGCTCGAACTGGCCCCTGAACACACGGCGGCGGTGATCGAACTGGGCGCTTCGCGCGTCGGCGAGATTGCTTATACCGTGGCGCTGACCAAGCCCCACGTCGCGATCATCAACAACGCCGGTACGGCCCATGTGGGCGAGTTCGGTGGCCCGGAGAAAATCGTCGAAGCCAAGGGTGAAATCCTTGAAGGTCTCGATGCGTCGGGCACTGCCGTATTGAACCTCGACGACAAGGCTTTCGAGACCTGGCGTGTACGCGCCGCCGGGCGCAAGGTGCTGACGTTTGCCGTATTGAATGCAGCCGCAGATTTCCATGCTTCCAACATCGCAGTGGATGCCCGTGGCTGCCCATCCTTCACCTTGCACACCCCGCAAGGTGACGAGCACGTGCAATTGAATCTGTTGGGCAACCACAACGTCGCCAACTCCCTGGCCGCCGCCGCTGCCGCCCATGCGCTGGGCGTGTCGCTGTTCGGCATCGCCACGGGCCTGGGCGCGGTGCAGCCGGTCAAAGGTCGCACCGTGGCGCAGTTGTCCACCAACGGCATGCGCGTGATCGACGACACCTACAACGCCAACCAGTCTTCGGTCTGCGCCGCCATTGATCTGCTCAAAGGTTTCGACGGTCGCAAGGTACTGGTGCTGGGTGATATCGCCGAATTGGGCGAATGGGCCGAGCAGTCCCATCGCGAAGTCGGTGCTTATGCTGCTGGAAAAGTCGATGCGCTTTACGCGGTCGGCCCGAACATGGCTCATGCCGTCGATGCCTTCGGCCCTGGTGCGCAGCATTTCGCGACCCAGGCCGAGCTGATCCATTCATTGGGCACGGCAGAACAAGACAAACACACAACCATTTTGATCAAGGGATCGCGCAGCGCGGTGATGGAAAACGTCGTCGCGGCCTTGTGTGGCTCAAGTATGGAGAAACATTAA
- the ftsW gene encoding putative lipid II flippase FtsW encodes MSIDFRNIIKPYPSPIITGRGIDLDFPMLAGCLALLGLGLVMITSASSEVAAVQSGNTLYMMIRHLVYLIIGLGACIVTMMIPIATWQRLGWLMLIGAFGLLIMVIVPGIGREVNGSMRWIGFGAFNVQPSEIAKVFVVIYLAGYLVRRQKEVRESWMGFFKPFIVLLPMAGLLLMEPDFGATVVMMGAAAAMLFLGGVGLFRFSLMVVLAVAAVTILVQAQPYRMARLITFTDPWSDQFGSGYQLTQALIAFGRGEWLGVGLGNSVQKQFYLPEAHTDFVFSVLAEELGVVGSLCTVALFVFVCVRGMYIGLWAEKAKQYFAAYVAYGLSFLWIGQFLINIGVNVGLLPTKGLTLPFLSYGGSSLVICCACLGLLLRIEWESRTHLGSEEMEFSESDFAEEPTHGR; translated from the coding sequence ATGAGTATTGACTTCAGAAACATCATCAAGCCGTATCCGTCGCCGATTATCACCGGGCGCGGCATCGACCTCGATTTCCCAATGCTCGCCGGCTGCCTCGCGCTGCTGGGCCTGGGCCTGGTGATGATCACCTCGGCGTCTTCGGAAGTGGCCGCTGTGCAGTCGGGCAACACCCTCTACATGATGATCCGCCACCTGGTGTATCTGATCATCGGTCTGGGCGCGTGCATTGTGACCATGATGATTCCTATCGCCACCTGGCAACGCCTGGGCTGGCTGATGTTGATTGGTGCGTTTGGCTTGCTGATCATGGTGATCGTGCCGGGTATCGGTCGCGAGGTGAACGGCTCGATGCGCTGGATCGGCTTCGGCGCGTTCAACGTGCAACCGTCGGAAATCGCCAAGGTGTTCGTGGTGATCTACCTGGCCGGTTACCTGGTGCGTCGCCAGAAGGAAGTGCGCGAAAGCTGGATGGGCTTCTTCAAGCCGTTCATCGTGCTGCTGCCGATGGCCGGCCTGTTGCTGATGGAGCCCGACTTCGGCGCCACCGTCGTGATGATGGGCGCGGCCGCGGCGATGCTGTTCCTCGGTGGCGTGGGCCTGTTCCGCTTCAGTTTGATGGTGGTGCTGGCCGTGGCGGCCGTGACCATCCTGGTGCAGGCGCAACCCTACCGGATGGCACGTCTGATCACCTTTACCGACCCATGGTCCGACCAGTTCGGCTCCGGCTACCAGTTGACCCAGGCATTGATTGCCTTTGGTCGCGGCGAGTGGCTGGGCGTTGGCCTGGGCAACAGCGTGCAGAAGCAGTTCTACCTGCCGGAAGCCCACACCGACTTCGTGTTCTCGGTACTTGCCGAAGAGCTGGGCGTGGTCGGTTCGCTGTGCACCGTCGCACTGTTCGTATTCGTGTGCGTGCGCGGCATGTACATCGGCCTGTGGGCCGAGAAGGCCAAACAGTATTTCGCCGCCTATGTGGCGTACGGCCTGTCGTTCCTGTGGATCGGCCAGTTCCTGATCAACATCGGCGTGAATGTCGGCCTGCTGCCGACCAAGGGCCTGACCTTGCCGTTCCTCAGTTACGGCGGCAGTTCGTTGGTGATTTGCTGCGCCTGCCTGGGCTTGTTGCTGCGCATCGAGTGGGAGAGTCGAACCCACTTGGGCAGCGAAGAGATGGAGTTCAGCGAAAGCGACTTTGCCGAGGAGCCGACCCATGGGCGCTAA
- a CDS encoding penicillin-binding protein 2, which yields MKLEGALYPWRFRLMLGLLALMVGAIAWRIVDLQVVDRDFLIGQGDARSLRHIPIPAHRGLITDRNGEPLAVSTPVTTLWANAKELQVAKDRWPALAAALGQDPKVLSERLEAQASKEFIYLVRGLTPEQGQQVLDLKVPGVYGIEEFRRFYPAGETTAHMVGFTDIDDHGREGVELAYDEWLAGVPGKRQVIKDRRGRLIKDVQVTKNAKAGKPLALSIDLRLQYLANRELRNAIIENGAKAGSLVIMDVKTGEILAMVNQPTYNPNNRRNLQPAMMRNRAMIDVFEPGSTMKAISMSAALETGRWKPSDKVEVYPGTLQLGKYTIRDVSRTEGPVLDLTGILINSSNVGMSKVAFDIGGETIYHLAQKIGLGQPTGLDFPGERVGNLPNYRDWKKAETATLSYGYGLSVTAIQLAHAFSVLANNGRMVPLSLIHVDEAPKATQVIPENVAKTMQGMLQQVIEAPRGVFRAQVPAYHVAGKSGTARKTSVGTKGYAENSYRSLFAGFGPMSDPRYAIVVVIDEPSKAGYFGGLVSAPVFSKVMSGTLRLMNITPDNLPPTQQANAGPPAAVVKANGGRG from the coding sequence ATGAAGCTTGAAGGCGCACTCTACCCATGGCGCTTCCGTCTGATGCTGGGCTTGCTGGCATTAATGGTGGGCGCTATCGCCTGGCGGATCGTCGATCTGCAGGTGGTCGACCGCGACTTCCTGATCGGCCAGGGCGATGCCCGGAGCCTGCGGCATATCCCGATTCCTGCACATCGTGGCCTGATCACCGACCGCAACGGCGAGCCCTTGGCCGTCAGTACACCGGTGACCACCCTGTGGGCCAACGCCAAGGAATTGCAAGTGGCCAAGGACCGTTGGCCAGCGCTTGCCGCCGCCCTCGGCCAAGACCCGAAAGTGTTGTCCGAACGCCTGGAGGCCCAGGCCAGTAAAGAATTTATCTACCTGGTTCGCGGCCTGACCCCCGAACAGGGTCAGCAGGTGCTCGACCTTAAAGTCCCTGGTGTCTACGGCATCGAGGAGTTCCGGCGTTTCTACCCAGCCGGTGAAACCACCGCCCATATGGTCGGGTTTACCGACATCGATGACCATGGCCGCGAAGGTGTGGAGTTGGCCTACGATGAATGGCTGGCCGGGGTTCCCGGCAAACGACAAGTCATCAAGGATCGGCGCGGCAGACTGATCAAGGATGTCCAAGTCACCAAAAACGCCAAGGCCGGTAAGCCCTTGGCGTTGTCGATTGACCTGCGCCTGCAATACCTGGCCAACCGCGAGCTGCGTAACGCGATCATCGAGAACGGCGCCAAGGCCGGCAGCCTGGTGATCATGGACGTGAAGACCGGCGAGATCCTGGCCATGGTCAACCAGCCAACCTACAACCCGAACAACCGTCGCAACCTGCAACCGGCGATGATGCGCAACCGCGCCATGATCGACGTGTTCGAACCGGGTTCGACCATGAAAGCCATCTCCATGAGTGCCGCCCTGGAAACCGGACGCTGGAAACCCAGCGACAAGGTCGAGGTGTACCCTGGCACATTGCAGTTGGGCAAATACACCATTCGTGACGTATCGCGCACCGAAGGTCCGGTGTTGGATTTGACAGGTATCCTGATCAACTCCAGTAACGTGGGCATGAGTAAGGTGGCCTTCGATATCGGCGGCGAAACCATTTATCACCTGGCGCAAAAAATCGGCCTGGGCCAACCCACTGGCCTGGACTTTCCCGGTGAGCGCGTCGGCAACCTGCCCAACTATCGCGACTGGAAAAAAGCCGAGACCGCAACGCTCTCCTACGGTTACGGCCTGTCGGTGACTGCGATCCAATTGGCTCACGCCTTCTCCGTGCTGGCCAACAACGGTCGCATGGTGCCGCTGAGCCTGATCCACGTCGACGAGGCACCGAAAGCCACGCAGGTGATCCCGGAAAACGTCGCCAAGACCATGCAAGGCATGCTGCAACAAGTGATCGAAGCACCGCGCGGCGTATTCCGCGCCCAGGTGCCGGCGTATCACGTGGCCGGCAAGTCCGGTACTGCGCGTAAGACGTCGGTGGGCACCAAGGGCTACGCCGAAAACTCCTACCGCTCGCTGTTCGCCGGCTTCGGCCCGATGAGCGACCCCCGTTACGCCATTGTTGTGGTGATCGATGAACCGAGCAAAGCCGGTTACTTCGGTGGCCTGGTCTCGGCGCCGGTGTTCAGCAAAGTGATGTCCGGGACCCTGCGCCTGATGAACATCACGCCGGACAACCTGCCGCCGACCCAACAAGCGAACGCCGGACCACCGGCCGCTGTAGTCAAAGCCAATGGAGGGCGCGGCTGA
- the murD gene encoding UDP-N-acetylmuramoyl-L-alanine--D-glutamate ligase, protein MSLIASDHFRIVVGLGKSGMSLVRFLANRGTSFAVADTRENPPELVTLRRDYPHVEVRCGELDVEFLCRADELYVSPGLALATPALQAAAARGVKLSGDIDLFARNAKAPIVAISGSNAKSTVTTLVGEMAVAAGKRVAVGGNLGTPALDLLSDDVELYVMELSSFQLETTHDLGAEVATVLNVSEDHMDRYSGLPAYHLAKHRIFRGAKQFVVNRQDALSRPLMGEGMPCWTFGLGKPDFKAFGIREENGEKYLAFEFQNLMPVRELKIRGAHNQSNALAALALGHAVGLPFDAMLSSLRTFAGLEHRCQWVRELDGVSYYNDSKATNVGAALAAIEGLGADIDGKLVLIVGGDGKGAEFKDLKAPVAAHCRAVVLIGRDADKIASALGDAVPQVRATSLDDAIAQCKALAQPGDAVLLSPACASFDMFKNYEERGQLFARAVEGLA, encoded by the coding sequence GTGTCCTTGATCGCTTCAGACCACTTCCGCATCGTTGTCGGCCTCGGCAAGAGCGGCATGTCCCTGGTTCGCTTCCTGGCGAACCGGGGCACGTCGTTTGCCGTGGCCGATACGCGGGAAAATCCACCGGAGCTGGTCACGCTGCGCCGTGACTATCCGCACGTGGAAGTGCGTTGTGGCGAGCTGGATGTCGAGTTTCTGTGCCGCGCTGACGAGCTCTACGTGAGCCCCGGTCTGGCGCTGGCAACCCCGGCCCTGCAAGCGGCTGCGGCGCGTGGCGTGAAGCTGTCCGGCGATATCGACCTGTTCGCGCGTAACGCGAAGGCGCCGATCGTGGCCATCAGCGGTTCCAACGCGAAAAGCACCGTGACCACCCTGGTCGGCGAGATGGCGGTTGCGGCCGGCAAACGCGTGGCCGTGGGCGGCAACCTCGGCACGCCAGCGCTGGATCTGCTCAGCGACGACGTTGAGCTGTACGTGATGGAACTGTCGAGTTTCCAACTGGAAACCACCCATGACCTCGGCGCCGAAGTGGCCACCGTGCTCAACGTCAGCGAAGACCACATGGACCGCTACAGCGGCTTGCCCGCCTACCACCTGGCCAAGCACCGGATCTTCCGCGGCGCCAAGCAATTCGTGGTCAACCGCCAGGACGCCCTGAGCCGTCCGCTGATGGGCGAGGGCATGCCGTGCTGGACCTTCGGCCTGGGCAAACCCGACTTCAAGGCCTTTGGTATTCGCGAAGAGAACGGCGAGAAATACCTGGCCTTCGAATTCCAGAACCTGATGCCGGTGCGCGAGCTGAAAATCCGTGGCGCCCATAACCAGTCCAATGCTCTGGCGGCATTGGCGCTCGGCCATGCCGTTGGCCTGCCATTCGACGCCATGCTGTCGAGCCTGCGCACCTTCGCCGGTCTTGAGCACCGCTGCCAGTGGGTGCGTGAGCTTGATGGCGTGAGCTATTACAACGACTCCAAGGCCACTAACGTCGGCGCCGCATTGGCTGCCATCGAAGGGCTTGGCGCTGATATCGACGGCAAGCTGGTGCTGATCGTCGGTGGCGACGGCAAGGGTGCCGAGTTCAAGGATCTCAAAGCCCCCGTCGCCGCACATTGCCGCGCCGTGGTGCTGATCGGCCGCGACGCCGACAAAATCGCCAGTGCCCTCGGCGACGCCGTGCCGCAAGTGCGCGCCACTTCCCTGGACGATGCCATCGCCCAGTGCAAGGCCCTGGCCCAGCCGGGTGATGCGGTGCTGCTGTCGCCGGCGTGCGCCAGTTTCGACATGTTCAAGAACTACGAAGAGCGCGGCCAGTTGTTCGCCCGTGCCGTGGAGGGCTTGGCATGA
- the murG gene encoding undecaprenyldiphospho-muramoylpentapeptide beta-N-acetylglucosaminyltransferase, producing the protein MGANVLIMAGGTGGHVFPALACAREFQSRGYTVHWLGTPRGIENELVPGAGLPLHLINVTGLRGKGKLSLLKAPFVLLKAVWQARKVIRELQPVCVLGFGGYVTGPGGVAARLAGVPVIVHEQNAVAGTANRLLVPLAARVCEAFPKTFGASDKLRTTGNPVRTELFMAIAREALAGRKAHLLILGGSLGAEPLNKLLPEAVAQLPVELRPEIFHQAGKNHDEITATRYREAGVEANVQPFIKDMAHAYGWADLVVCRAGALTVSELAAAGLPSLLVPLPHAIDDHQTRNAEYLAGEGAAFLLPQRTTGAADLAARLTEVLMQPERLNNMASTASRLAKPDATRTVVDICLEVAHG; encoded by the coding sequence ATGGGCGCTAATGTGCTGATCATGGCGGGCGGCACCGGGGGCCATGTATTCCCGGCCCTGGCCTGTGCGCGAGAGTTCCAGAGCCGTGGCTACACCGTGCATTGGCTGGGTACGCCGCGTGGCATCGAAAACGAATTGGTACCGGGCGCCGGCTTGCCGCTGCATTTGATCAACGTCACCGGCCTGCGTGGCAAGGGCAAGTTGTCCCTGCTCAAGGCGCCGTTCGTGTTGCTCAAGGCGGTGTGGCAGGCGCGCAAGGTCATCCGTGAATTGCAGCCGGTGTGTGTGCTTGGGTTTGGCGGTTATGTGACCGGCCCGGGTGGTGTCGCCGCCAGGCTCGCTGGTGTGCCGGTGATCGTCCACGAGCAAAACGCCGTGGCCGGTACGGCCAACCGCCTGCTGGTGCCGCTGGCTGCGCGAGTGTGCGAGGCGTTTCCAAAGACCTTTGGCGCGTCGGACAAATTGCGTACTACCGGCAACCCGGTACGCACTGAGCTGTTCATGGCGATTGCCCGTGAGGCGCTGGCGGGGCGCAAGGCGCACCTGCTGATCCTGGGCGGAAGCCTGGGCGCCGAGCCGTTGAACAAATTGCTGCCGGAAGCGGTGGCGCAACTCCCTGTGGAACTGCGCCCGGAGATCTTCCATCAAGCCGGCAAGAATCACGATGAAATCACCGCCACGCGTTATCGCGAAGCCGGTGTGGAGGCGAACGTACAGCCCTTCATCAAAGACATGGCCCATGCCTATGGCTGGGCCGACCTGGTGGTTTGTCGCGCTGGTGCGTTGACCGTCAGTGAACTGGCCGCCGCCGGTCTGCCGTCGTTGCTGGTGCCTCTGCCCCATGCGATCGACGATCACCAGACCCGCAACGCCGAATATTTGGCCGGGGAGGGCGCTGCCTTCCTGCTGCCGCAAAGAACGACTGGCGCCGCCGATTTGGCCGCACGCCTGACCGAGGTTTTGATGCAACCGGAACGACTCAACAACATGGCGAGCACCGCAAGCCGCCTGGCCAAACCTGATGCAACCCGCACCGTGGTCGATATCTGCCTGGAGGTGGCCCATGGTTGA
- a CDS encoding UDP-N-acetylmuramoyl-L-alanyl-D-glutamate--2,6-diaminopimelate ligase: MSLSLNKIFAHAGRDLLIRELTLDSRNVRAGDLFLAVPGGKFDGRAHIADALQRGAAAVAYEVEGATVLPITDVPLIPVKGLAKQLSDIAGRFYGDPSRHLNLVGVTGTNGKTSVTQLVAQALDLLGQHCGIVGTLGSGFYGALQSGLHTTPNPIAVQATLADLKKAGAKAVAMEVSSHGLDQGRVTALAFDVAVMTNLSRDHLDYHGTMEAYAAAKAKLFACNDLKCRVVNLDDEFGRQLAVQDSESRLITYSLLDSSAYLYCREAQFNDEGVRATLVTPQGEHHLRSTLLGRFNLSNVLAAIGALLGLDYALDEILKVLPKLEGPAGRMQRLGGGTQPLVVVDYAHTPDALEKVLEALRPHAKGKLLCLFGCGGDRDRGKRPLMAEIVERLADGVLVTDDNPRSEDPSQIFDDIRVGFKDASKATFVAGRGAAIAQLIASASADDVVVLAGKGHEDYQEINGERHAFSDLVEADHALTAWEVAHA, encoded by the coding sequence ATGTCGCTTAGCCTGAACAAGATTTTTGCCCACGCCGGACGCGATCTGCTGATTCGTGAGCTGACCCTGGACAGCCGTAATGTGCGTGCCGGTGACCTGTTCCTGGCAGTGCCGGGCGGCAAGTTCGATGGTCGTGCACATATTGCCGATGCCTTGCAGCGCGGTGCGGCGGCCGTGGCCTATGAAGTTGAAGGTGCCACCGTTCTGCCGATCACGGATGTGCCGCTGATTCCAGTCAAGGGCTTGGCCAAGCAACTGTCCGACATCGCCGGGCGTTTTTACGGCGATCCTAGCCGCCACCTCAACCTGGTGGGCGTGACCGGCACCAACGGCAAGACCAGCGTGACCCAATTGGTCGCCCAGGCCCTTGATCTGTTGGGGCAGCACTGCGGCATCGTTGGCACGCTGGGCAGCGGTTTTTATGGCGCGCTGCAAAGCGGCCTGCACACCACGCCTAACCCGATTGCCGTGCAAGCGACCCTGGCCGACCTGAAGAAGGCCGGTGCCAAGGCGGTTGCGATGGAAGTCTCGTCCCACGGTTTGGATCAGGGCCGCGTGACCGCCCTGGCCTTTGACGTGGCGGTGATGACCAACCTGTCCCGCGACCACCTGGACTATCACGGCACTATGGAGGCCTACGCCGCCGCCAAGGCCAAACTGTTTGCCTGCAATGACCTCAAGTGCCGGGTTGTGAACCTGGATGACGAATTCGGTCGCCAGTTGGCTGTCCAGGACAGCGAATCGCGTTTGATCACTTACAGTTTGCTGGACTCCAGCGCGTACCTGTATTGCCGCGAAGCCCAGTTCAATGACGAAGGCGTGCGCGCCACGTTGGTAACGCCCCAGGGCGAGCATCACTTGCGCAGCACCTTGCTCGGTCGTTTCAACCTGAGCAACGTCCTCGCCGCTATCGGCGCGTTGCTCGGCCTGGATTACGCCTTGGACGAAATCCTCAAGGTGCTGCCGAAACTGGAAGGCCCGGCCGGTCGCATGCAGCGCCTGGGTGGCGGCACGCAGCCGCTGGTGGTGGTTGATTACGCCCACACGCCGGACGCCTTGGAAAAAGTCCTCGAAGCCCTGCGCCCTCATGCCAAGGGCAAGTTGCTGTGCTTGTTCGGTTGCGGTGGTGATCGTGATCGTGGCAAGCGTCCGCTGATGGCCGAGATTGTCGAGCGTCTGGCTGACGGCGTGCTGGTTACCGATGACAACCCGCGCAGTGAAGACCCGAGCCAGATTTTCGACGATATCCGCGTAGGCTTCAAAGATGCGTCCAAGGCCACGTTCGTTGCTGGTCGCGGTGCAGCCATCGCCCAATTGATCGCCAGCGCCAGTGCTGACGACGTGGTGGTGCTGGCCGGTAAAGGTCACGAGGACTATCAGGAAATCAACGGCGAGCGCCATGCCTTCTCCGATCTGGTCGAGGCCGATCACGCTTTGACCGCGTGGGAGGTTGCCCATGCTTAA
- the murC gene encoding UDP-N-acetylmuramate--L-alanine ligase: MVENQKAMPQPEMRRIRRIHFVGIGGVGMCGIAEVLLNLGYQVSGSDLKESPVTERLKSFGAQIFIGHRSENAAEADVLVVSSAVNTSNPEVATALERRIPVVPRAEMLAELMRYRHGIAVAGTHGKTTTTSLIASVFAAGGLDPTFVIGGRLNAAGTNAQLGTSRYLIAEADESDASFLHLQPLVAVVTNIDEDHMATYDGDFNKLKKTFVEFLHNLPFYGLAVVCLDDPVVREILPLVKRPTVTYGFSEDADVRAINVRQEGMQTFFTVLRPDREPLDVSVNMPGNHNVLNSLATICIASDEGVSDEAIVEGLSRFAGVGRRFQVYGQLPVEGGDVMLVDDYGHHPTEVAAVIKAVRGGWPERRLVMVYQPHRYSRTRDLYDDFVNVLADANVLLLMEVYPAGEEPIPGADSRKLCNSIRQRGQLDPIYIERGVDLAPIVKPLLRAGDILLCQGAGDIGGLAPKLLASPLFAAAQGKSK, encoded by the coding sequence ATGGTTGAGAATCAGAAAGCCATGCCGCAACCCGAGATGCGCCGCATCCGTCGTATCCACTTCGTCGGGATCGGCGGCGTGGGCATGTGCGGCATCGCCGAAGTGCTGCTGAACCTGGGCTACCAAGTGTCCGGCTCAGACTTGAAAGAGTCGCCGGTCACCGAGCGCCTGAAGTCCTTTGGTGCGCAGATTTTTATCGGTCACCGCTCCGAAAACGCCGCAGAGGCTGACGTGCTGGTGGTGTCCAGCGCTGTGAACACCTCCAACCCGGAAGTGGCCACCGCCTTGGAGCGCCGCATTCCCGTAGTCCCGCGTGCCGAGATGCTGGCCGAGCTGATGCGCTACCGCCACGGCATCGCCGTCGCCGGTACCCACGGCAAGACCACCACCACCAGCCTGATCGCCTCGGTGTTTGCCGCCGGCGGCCTGGACCCGACCTTCGTCATCGGTGGCCGCCTGAATGCAGCCGGTACCAATGCCCAGCTCGGCACCAGCCGTTACCTGATCGCTGAAGCCGATGAAAGCGACGCCAGCTTCCTGCACCTGCAACCGCTGGTGGCCGTCGTGACCAACATCGACGAAGACCACATGGCGACCTACGACGGTGACTTCAACAAGTTGAAGAAAACCTTCGTTGAGTTTCTGCACAACCTGCCGTTCTACGGTTTGGCGGTGGTGTGCCTGGACGACCCGGTAGTGCGCGAAATCCTGCCGCTGGTCAAGCGTCCGACCGTGACCTACGGCTTCAGCGAAGACGCCGACGTGCGCGCCATCAATGTGCGCCAGGAAGGCATGCAAACCTTCTTCACCGTGTTGCGGCCTGACCGTGAGCCGTTGGATGTGTCGGTGAACATGCCGGGCAATCACAACGTACTGAACTCCCTGGCGACCATCTGCATCGCCTCCGACGAAGGCGTCAGCGATGAAGCCATCGTCGAGGGCCTGTCGCGCTTTGCTGGCGTGGGCCGCCGCTTCCAGGTCTACGGCCAACTGCCGGTAGAAGGCGGCGACGTGATGCTGGTGGACGATTACGGTCACCACCCGACCGAAGTCGCCGCAGTAATCAAGGCCGTACGCGGTGGCTGGCCGGAGCGCCGCCTGGTGATGGTGTACCAGCCGCACCGCTACAGCCGTACCCGTGACCTGTACGACGACTTCGTCAATGTATTGGCCGATGCCAACGTGCTGCTGCTGATGGAGGTTTACCCGGCCGGTGAAGAGCCGATCCCGGGCGCCGACAGCCGCAAGCTGTGCAACAGCATCCGTCAGCGTGGGCAGTTGGACCCGATCTACATCGAGCGCGGTGTGGACCTGGCGCCGATCGTCAAACCGCTGCTGCGCGCCGGCGACATCCTACTGTGCCAAGGGGCCGGTGATATCGGCGGGCTTGCGCCTAAGTTGCTCGCGAGCCCGCTGTTTGCTGCAGCACAGGGGAAGTCGAAATGA
- the mraY gene encoding phospho-N-acetylmuramoyl-pentapeptide-transferase encodes MLLLLAEYLQQFHKGFAVFQYLTLRGILGVLTALSLSLFLGPWMIRTLQNLQIGQSVRNDGPQSHLSKSGTPTMGGALILSSIGISTLLWADLHNRYVWTVLLVTLLFGAIGWVDDYRKVIEKNSKGLPSRWKYFWQSVFGLGAAIFLYTTAPSAVETTLIIPMLKDASIPLGIGFVVLTYFVIVGSSNAVNLTDGLDGLAIMPTVMVGGALGIFCYLSGNVKFAEYLLIPYVPGAGELIVFCGALIGAGLGFLWFNTYPAQVFMGDVGALALGAALGTIAVIVRQEIVLFIMGGVFVMETLSVVIQVASFKLTGRRVFRMAPIHHHFELKGWPEPRVIVRFWIITVILVLVGLATLKLR; translated from the coding sequence ATGCTGCTGCTGCTGGCTGAGTATCTGCAACAGTTCCACAAAGGCTTCGCGGTCTTTCAGTACCTGACCCTGCGCGGGATCCTGGGTGTACTGACCGCGCTGTCTCTGTCGCTGTTTCTGGGGCCGTGGATGATCCGCACCCTGCAGAACCTGCAAATTGGTCAATCGGTTCGCAATGACGGCCCGCAGTCGCACCTGTCCAAGTCCGGTACCCCGACCATGGGCGGCGCGCTGATCCTGTCGTCCATCGGCATCAGCACCTTGCTCTGGGCCGACCTGCACAACCGCTATGTATGGACTGTGCTGTTGGTGACCCTGTTGTTCGGCGCCATCGGCTGGGTCGATGACTATCGCAAAGTGATCGAGAAAAACTCGAAAGGCCTGCCAAGCCGCTGGAAGTATTTCTGGCAGTCGGTGTTTGGGTTGGGCGCAGCGATCTTCCTGTACACCACAGCGCCAAGCGCGGTGGAAACCACCCTGATCATCCCGATGCTCAAGGACGCCAGCATCCCACTGGGCATCGGCTTCGTGGTGTTGACCTACTTCGTGATCGTCGGCTCCAGCAACGCGGTGAACCTGACTGACGGCCTCGACGGCCTGGCGATCATGCCGACGGTGATGGTAGGCGGCGCGCTCGGCATCTTCTGCTACCTGTCGGGTAACGTGAAATTCGCTGAGTACCTGCTGATCCCTTATGTACCGGGCGCGGGCGAGTTGATTGTGTTCTGCGGCGCGCTGATCGGCGCCGGCCTGGGTTTCCTGTGGTTCAACACCTACCCGGCACAAGTCTTCATGGGCGACGTCGGCGCACTGGCGCTGGGCGCGGCCCTGGGCACCATTGCGGTAATCGTTCGCCAGGAAATCGTGTTGTTCATCATGGGCGGCGTGTTCGTGATGGAAACCCTGTCGGTGGTCATCCAGGTGGCCTCCTTCAAATTGACCGGGCGCCGCGTGTTCCGCATGGCGCCGATCCACCACCACTTTGAACTCAAGGGCTGGCCCGAGCCACGCGTGATTGTCCGCTTCTGGATCATCACCGTGATTCTGGTACTGGTCGGCCTTGCCACCCTGAAACTGAGGTAG